From a single Arachnia propionica genomic region:
- a CDS encoding type II toxin-antitoxin system prevent-host-death family antitoxin → MSDTEPRIRSLSQRELRNESGRVLRAVGEGQSFILTNSGVPVGRIVPLDEPAPTLRIVRPARRRGGWAELGIARRTDARRLSEILDELREDSL, encoded by the coding sequence ATGAGTGACACCGAGCCGCGGATCAGGAGCCTGTCCCAGCGTGAGTTGCGCAATGAGTCTGGGCGGGTCCTTCGCGCGGTGGGCGAAGGCCAGTCCTTCATCCTGACCAACAGCGGGGTGCCCGTGGGGAGAATCGTGCCGCTCGACGAGCCTGCACCCACGTTGCGAATCGTCCGCCCGGCACGGCGTCGGGGAGGGTGGGCGGAGTTGGGAATCGCGCGGAGAACCGACGCGAGGAGGCTCTCGGAGATTCTCGACGAGCTGCGTGAGGACAGCCTGTGA
- a CDS encoding type II toxin-antitoxin system VapC family toxin, producing MTPGAIVYVDTSALGVLLIEQPESNALVEWLDQTTDVLVSCDLVETELRRIAVREGIDQGAVTRILDGVGLAALDRAVYRGAALLPMPYLRTLDALHLEAAMRLDAAAVLTYDHRLGKAARVVGLQVIAPGTAHV from the coding sequence GTGACTCCGGGCGCGATCGTGTACGTCGACACGTCTGCCCTCGGTGTCCTGCTGATCGAGCAACCCGAGAGCAATGCTCTGGTCGAGTGGCTCGACCAGACCACGGACGTGCTGGTTTCCTGTGATCTGGTCGAAACCGAGCTGCGTCGCATCGCTGTCAGGGAGGGCATCGATCAGGGTGCCGTGACTCGGATTCTCGACGGGGTTGGGCTGGCCGCTCTTGACCGGGCGGTTTACCGCGGCGCGGCTCTGCTGCCCATGCCATACCTGCGGACTCTCGATGCGTTGCACCTCGAAGCAGCGATGCGACTCGATGCCGCCGCGGTTCTCACCTACGACCACAGACTCGGTAAGGCGGCCCGGGTCGTGGGGCTTCAGGTGATCGCACCCGGAACAGCGCACGTGTGA